gacagtgatgTCTTTACCTCATTAAGTCTGGGTCCTCCTCAATGTTGCTGACACATTCATGATTGCCAATAtcctttatcaaaaaataaataaatagttctgTTAAAATTCTACACAATGGACACAAATTTGGTAAAACACAAAGCAACTagatgaaaaaggaaatggacaGAAACTGTGAGGGGTAGGctaagacaaagacaaacctTGGCAACAGCAGGACCTGTTTTGCAGATCCACTTTTCCAACATCATGTTTCGGATTTTCAGGAGATCCACATTGTTGACTGTGGCTATCTCCTTAACCGCAGCGTGTATgtctgagacagagacaaatgaaaatcaagttaaAAAGACCCCACATTGTTGATGACGTGTTCCCAGTCATAAGCTGTGAAGCAGGATAGTGTAGTGTTATTAAGTAGATAATAATTTATAACTGACTGTAAAACAATTCAATGTCATGGAAAGCAGTACAAAGCAATATATATATTGCTTTGTACTGCtttgtactatatatatatatatatatatagtcttCAAGTGCTGACCTGGGCGTTCAGttcataagaaaataaaagccaatCTCATAGAGGAACCTTCATCTCCTTCAGCTTCTAAAGCAGGCTCCTGTATTGTTCTTACCGGGATAAGTTTGACCCCCCGAGTCTCTGTAGCGCTGCTCCACGCTGCTGTGCTCATACAGGGCCACGATGAGCTTGGCTGGCAGCCCAGTCAGTTTCAGATGCTCTGGGCTGTTCAGCTGGCTGGCTATCAACATGTTCTCAGTAGCCGAACGCTGGAACTGCATTTTCAGCTTGGAAAGAAAGGTCTCCCCTCTGGCCCGCGCTGCCTCCTGCTTGGGATCAGACGTgagcagatgaaaaacaaatcccaaaatgtataaaaaaaacatttgagatTTGGGGCATTTTTAAGTTTGATAAAGTATATTTCTCCAGGTGAAAAACACTGATACAGACCTCAAGGTTTGGATCTTTCAGCCATGCATCTCCAAGAGCCAAACAGAACCTAAGGGACTGAGTTTTCTCATAACCTGTAAAGAGCAGGAAATGAGTCAGTGTATACAGTGTATGTACAAACATCAATCAGTGTAGAGTAAGGACTAATCTGCAGGTCAGACCTGGTGGTAGTTCCTGGGTGATCTTGTGGGCTGTGGCAGCAGCCCACTCTAGGCTCTGGATGCAGTGGATGTACTTCATCATGGTCTTAGCCACCTTGAAAGTCTCcttgttgtaaccatgaccgtgaccttttttcctctgctctaaGAGTAGAGGTTTCATCTTCTTCTCAAACACATGGTTCGCTGCTGACATATATAACTTGTCAAGGCTCACCTGAAAAGAGACGGGAAGATTTGAATAACCTCGATAATGCCAAACTTTATGGATAGTTCTTTAACTTTTGTGATTTTACAGAGTAAGACCGCTTTTTAGATTACTGTAATGTACCTTCATCAGTTTGCTGATCAGAAGAAGTGTAGGGAAAGTCTCCTCACTGAGCTCAGGAGctaaacacagaaatgtttttttagtttcttcAGTCTtaacacatcaacaacacaaaaagTCCTAGATGGTAGGCACAGTCACAAGTGTTTAAAGTTTCATCTATCACCCACTTGATCAACTTAACTGTAGTCTGATTTACATGTGGTTAAAAATTATGTTATGAAATGATGTTAGGACCTAGAATGAATTAAGAATATTTCCTTCCTGTTAGGTTACACCTACCACCAACAAACAGCCAGTGCAGATCTAATAAAATCAGTCGAGTAATCATCATCAAGGTAATTTGAGTTTGTCAACAATAATACTgaagaatgaaaacaagaaaactaaCTCACAGATAATCTTCCAGAAATGTTTGGTCTGCAGAAGCAGGTGGAAGGGCAGTCTGCTGTTGGACAAGAGGTTTGGCAGGAGGCTGTTTTCAAGAAGATACGTGTTCTCCACGTCTGATGGAGGGGAGACGCGCTTATAGGATTTCAGGTGCTGAAGGAGGCCCATTGCCTATGCATTAAAAAGACATGATTGCAAGTCTGCAGAATACTTTTGAAAACAATGAACcatttaatgttaaatgtgccaatttattttttacctgaCTTATAGAAAAGCTGGTCACATTCTCATCTGCAGCTTGTATGATCTTCAGCACTACTTCAATCCTCTCGTAGTTGTAAGGGCTGAGCTGTATGAGAAAGGCATTTTGCAGGTTAAGTGAATAGTCAAACTTAAATTGTATTTGGGATAGAAACACCAAAAGAATTTGACACTACAACAGTTTCAGTGGTGTAGTTTAGACTTGCCATTGCTGTgctaaatacagtatttcagtgACTGGTTTGGCAAGTGAACTAAAAAAGCATGTGGAAATTGCTTTTTGATGTTTCCTTGAATCAATTGAATCAACCTTAACattgaaaccccccccccccaacccaatGCTCAAACCTTGAAAAAGGCAGCACAGAGACTGTCGGTGAGCTCGTTGGTGTTGTGTAACATCGGGATAATCTGCAGGACTCGCTCCAGTGCGTCTGCATGACACAGAGGCTGCACCTCTTCCGGTCCTGCACCCAGGTCACCTGcaccttcctcatcctcttggAGCAGCAGTAAGGTGGTAATGTACTGGTTGATCACACAGTCACGGTCTAAACCAAAGGTGCTGCAGATGTATGCAGAGGGTGACTTTTAGCACAGTCAGGACCCTATTTTATATTCGACATTGAAATAGACAAGATAGTGAGTGGCCGACCTGCAGTACTCGAGGATGATGTCTGGGGTGATCTTCCTGTTCTTCACTAGAACAGGGATCAGATTACGCTTCATCTCAGGCCGCTGACGGAACACTGGCTGGATGGATATCTGCAGCACAGCAGGGGTACAGATGTTAAATGTCAAGTCATGTGAGAGACACCAAATGCCTTTTGCCTTGGCCCTTGAGCTTAAGTGCTGCATTACCTCTAATTTGCCAAGCTTGATGCCCCACTCAGCATCAGTGATGACGGAAAGAAACTTCTTTTGCTCCTCTGCTTCATCGTACAAGCAGCAGAGATTGGCCCCGATCTTGGCcacagactgaaagaaaaaaaaagaaaagaaaaaataaatagaataaataaataaataaataaaaattcaaaacacaatTGCTGATTAGATTTGCTGAATATAATCTATCTATATAATCCATATAAAATGAATATAGATAGGGATGTACATAAACAGGTAGATGTTTATAAACTGTTTTCTTCGACAAATTGCGAGATGTTTGGTGATGTTTGATCTTAATACGCTTATGTTTATGATCTCAatcacaaaaggtcataaactGTGAATACGATATTTAGTGATTGAATGGTAATTTATTGCTGCAAGCAGGATTCAacaaatacaatacatacaacAAAAAGggttcacaataaaataaagaggaACAGTGATCATATGGCCTACCAAGATTTTGTCATAGTTTTGCCAGGTGTTGTCAATAACCTTCCACAGTATTTTGAAGACTTCTGCTTTGGAGAGAAGCGTACAGAGTCCAATCGCAAATTCATGATCGACCACTCTCCAGTTGAacacctgcagcacacagaAAATGGAGATACAGTTATTTATGCATTAAATCTGCTGCTACCCTCTCATGACAACGGACTCAGCAGACTCACCTTGTTCAAAAGGGCCACAGCCACAGCATTCACAGAGGATGTAGTCGTCTTTCGGAGATCATTCAGGCATATATTGTACTTCTTAAGCTCTTGGCTGTCATAAAGCTGagaaacaaacattacaaacataaaataatttaCTTAGTCTCACTGGCAAGTAGCTAAAGCTATAATGAGAGTATAATTGGTCCAGAAACACAAATGGCAGTGGCACTCACATACCACTGGACATGTTCCAGTCATACCTGCACACATAGCTTTATGTCCATTACATTAGAGGTGACATGCTGCAGGCAGCTGCCGTATGAGTTGACCAGCACTCTGAGGGCCAGCTCCAGCTGACTGCACTcttgtaacatctgtaacatgtTGGTCAGGGGGCCCAAGAGGGGCTGCAGGTAGTTTGAACCTACATGTGGGCCAAGCAAGACACAAGGTGAACTTTGAAAATTACAactttaagaagaaaaaaaagtatcttcTTAAATACTTACCATCCTCAAATGAGCAGTGTGACAGACAGGAACAGTCCAGTGGGTACAGTTTGGTATCTGCAACAATGGGAATAAATTAGCATAGCAGCTGATGATACCAACCAGCTGCAGAGTGCCTGTGGTGATGAAATCCTAGAGAGATGATAAATCTAAGAATCTTCCTACCCCCAGAAATAGGCAGCAGACAGTTGGTAATTTCATACTGAACAGGGAGCACGGACACTGGGTCCAGAACAATGCAATCTTCCTTAAAAACATCCTGGAAACTCCACTGAGAATATCGATCCTTTTCTGCCTCCAAGGTCAAATCCTGTGACATTACAcaattaaaacagagaaagagtaaaaaaaacaattaattatatataatgtaatttatttatttatgggaaaaatcacattaaatagGAAGTCTTTCACTGTAAATGCACAAACTTACACTTGAAAATTATGTCTGATATGgcataattaataataatggcTCTATGAGCTTTCACCTGGTAGATTTCTAGATATTAacttgtaaaatataaatagcGATTTAAATGTCTgcagacaaaaaacacatcaagtACAAACCAgatcaaaataaagtaaatgaagTGTCATTCTAtgtgaaaaagatgaaatactGACCTTGGCTATAAAGCCATAGTTGTCCGATAACTGACACTGATGATAGACATCCATAGCTATCCGAGTGCACTTGCAAAGCTCCAGACAGTCAAGGAGCAAATCTGTAacgttaataataataatgataattacaACAACTTTAGGAAATTTGCAACTTACAAATGATTTGAAGCAATAGTGAACAGACAGACTCAGAACCCACACAAGTTCTCATGAACTTTTTAGCCTAGATGCTGTTTCAACTGTCAAAAAGTGTTTTCACTCCCTTTTGTCCTGAACTCAGTCAGAATCTTCAACAAGACCAGATAAACTATTGCAAATAACTTGGAAAGAATGATTTTTGCTTGTTCTACAGCCATGCTGTTTGAGTTGTAGATAGTACTTTTTACTGTGCCTAAGATGAGACTGAAGACAAATTTCCAGTCTCGTTTtcacaacaaatgtttttttttttttactgtaagatccctgcaaataaacaaagaccAAAGGTATATAATCTAATAGCTGATTTGCATAACAGCTATGCCCACCAACAAGAAGGTTTTTGAACATTACTGATGTTTACACATGTTGTTTACCTGAGTGGCACACAGTGATGGCCTGGCAGGCCAGATCGTGGATGACTGCTGGCAAGTCCATGTTATTGGGAATCACCATGGGAACATCTGCCTCCAGCATCTGGCATAATGTCTTGGCAGCAGTGAACAAAACCTTCCCTGTGCTGTTGTTATAGTGGTGTTCATACAACTCactgaagacacaaaaaaaggaggaaaacaaaaatagaatTAAAAGATTACAACAGCAGGCCCCATCAGTTTCCTACCCCTATGTTCATACTCTCGGCAAAGCGTCCACACAAGCAAACCTGAGGATCTTGAGGGCCTTGTCCACCTTGCCCACTCCCAAAGCTCGCAGGGCCAAGTCAGACCAGAGCTCCTGTTCGCTGCGCTGCAGCTGTCTTCCTAGACGACGTAAGCCAGCTTCCGTGGAGATAGTCTTGGTCTTGCCATCTGGATCATTAGCCACAACTGGAGTTGTCATAGCCTTCCCCTTAGATGAAGTGCGGCCACGTGTGTTTTCATAGGCTGTGATGTGATGCTCCTGgatctgttttctgatgtttgaatCCTCATAGTTGGAGGGGGtgaagaaaacatcaaagtCCTCctgaagaaacagacaaaaaggcTACAGATCAATCACCAAAGAACAGATGGAAtgacattcaaaaacatttcgTAAATGAAGCTCACCTGTAGGTGGGCGATTGCCTTGAACATGATGAGGTTGTTCTCACACTCCAAGCTTTTAAGGGCATCGTCTGCAGAAGACATGAGACCTGGTATCACTCTTGGATGCTCAGGTGGACATTTATATCAATGTCTGCTGTTTTGATATCATTACAGGTGACACGAATAAAGAAAGGTTGATGTTCTGCTGCTACAGATTGCAAACTGCACTTTCCTGAAGCATCAAACACATGGAATACTGAGTCTATAGTCAGCTAAAGTCCTGGAGAGGTATTCATTGACTTGCTCACGACAACAACGaggcatagaaaaaaaaacattttgaaactcTGACACTTTGCTGCTCATGTTTTAGAACTGAGTAAAATGAAAACTTACGTTTTTGGATTATGTGCAGGTATTTCAGAACCTCCACCATCACCTGAGCTATGACCATCTGGTGCTTCTTGTGCTAGTGGAGTCAGACCATGAGAAAGTGAAAGTTCAGATGTACAAACTGATTTAATGAACAGTATGCTCACCATAATGCTGTTCCACTTTTTATGTTCAGAGCTTGAGATGGCAATTCattgatacacacacagcacaaccCGTTAAATTTCATGTATGATCTACTATCAGGCATATTCACACTGTGTATGCATCATGATGAAAACCCTGTTATATCACATCAGATATCTGTGAGTGGCAGCAGAGATGCAacattgaaatgtattttactgCAAAGCAAGAACTACCTTTGGTTTTCTAAAGCATCTTAAAGTACAACAACATATGACTTAAGTAGTCTTGAAATGTAATTCATAAAATTGATCCTTGAATTACAAGTACCTAAAACACAAATCAACTTTTATTTCAAGCACATCTCATgttccctctcctcacctcatCAGAGATGTGGACTTTGTCCTCCAGCTGCAGCCTAGCCCAGGATGTGAGACGCTCAACCACACACTCCGCCTCTACAGTGGACAGCCTCTTCAGGACAGTCATGCATTCCTCAGTCTGAAAGCAGCACAAAAGACTTCCTACCAACATGCCAAGAACGCAgaaaagcaaaatgcaaaactgaAATTTGGTGATTTCAAATTTCTGCATAGATTAGCAAACCTTGCTGTGGCCAATCAGCTGGATGAGATACAAGTAATTTATCTGCGAGGTTGGAAGTTTGTATGCCTCAGCTAGTGTCAGGGAGTCCTCTAAAGACATTGGCAAGTCTTGCTTCAGGATGTATCTGATCAGTGTCTGGGGGAGACACATAGGAATCAGAAAGTGTAGGTGGGCATAACAGAAGTCATGTGTCACATAATTGCTCACATTAAACTTACCATAATTTGAGTGCTGTTAGAGAGGTTGAAGTTGCGGATCCCGTAGCCCCTGAGGAGTTTCCTTATCTCCATCAGACGGTAGCTCTCCTTTAAAAGCTCTTGTCTGGAGGATCAATCAGGTAGAAGAGAATCATATAAAGGCTGCTGATGTTAATCAATGTTGTTACTAATGGTAATGATTTCAAGGTGAGGACAATGTAAACATACTTTGGTCCATCCATCTCTAGGTACTGCTGAACCAGTTTTTCCACCACATTACTCCAGGGTACTACAGCTTTCTGCATGATCTCCAGCACAGCGTCCACCATGAGCTGGCAGAATATACAATAATGTGAGATTTCACATCTCCAAGAtcaaattttactgtttttcaccatcttattttctgttttttccgcTGTTATCATGGCAGGTTGTCATTCAAATATTTGTGATCATCAACCTTGATTATGTTGTGAACTGTATCTAAGTGTAGCGCTATTACGAAACTTACATTAGTATCCGTGATGCAACCTAGTACAGCCACTGCTTTGGCTTCCCATTCCGTGAAAAGGGTTGTGGTCTGAGAACTGCAGCGCTCCAGCAGATCCTagtgaagaggagaaacaaaggGGCATTATAGTGCATTTGGAAAATTAAATGTTGACCCCCAACGGGTTTGGCTGTGGTGGAGTTTTACCTTAATGTACTGTAGAAGTAGCTCATCAAAAGGAATCTCATGCTCTTCAGCATACGGCAGGATGCTGTTTTCCACTGTGGCAGCGATCAGCTCTGGAGCCGGCACTTTGTCCAGCATGAGAAATGCAACACTCCGTACACTTCCCTTTCAAATTAACGGAGgaaaaaatttattaaaatagGAACAACAAAACACCACCCACTCAAAATGTACTAAGAATAAACATCATTCATATACGTGATAATCAACAACaatatgatgtgatttttggCAACAATGCCACAATACATTTAGAgagtttatttcatttgtttttttttttttgtaatcatCACTTTCATAATACAATTTTATACCTCTAGTCATCTACTGACATCTAGAGAAACAGATGAACATTGCTTTAAGTTTCTGCATAATTCTTTTCATTGCTATTTTATCCtctttttgtaaaaatatttaacCCTATAGTTAACTGTAGCCTGTAGCCCATAGGATGCATCAAGCTTGTTTGAAGCTTGggtgtaattaaaataattataatacatcACTAATAAAAGACAAACCTTCTCAaagactgaaagtgaaagtctGCAGTTGTATTTATGGTGGAGGTCCAGCAGTTGACGGAGGTTGGACACCAAGGACTTGAGGTTCTCCACCTCTTCTGCACTGTAATTATCAtccttataaaaaaaaaaaagatgaaaacaaagataGACCATATAAAGTCAGGATAATTACGTCCCATTACATGCTCACAGGTAGACATTATTGTAAAAGTTCACACTCTGAGTcatagaaaacagagaaaatgtggCTAACTTACAGATTTCATCCATGTCCATAAAGATGGCAGTCCAAGCACTGCCAAGTCCAACCCGTTCTGTGGCCAAGCACCCTGGAGAAAAATGTTACGTTATACAACtaattaaactaaataaaaaataaactaaccCTAAAAGTAATCTAAGATATATAATGAGTAGACTGTGGATCGCATTTCCcccaactttatttatttagcagtTAATATGATGTTACTCctgcttttttatttaccttttctGTTAGCTCCAGATTCCTTGCCCTCTGCTCTAGCCATCTCGCCAGGATTTTCTATGGACACATAGACAGAACTTTTACCACTGAAATTATAGCACAATATGGTGAAGATGAGAGTGTTTTATGATTGAGTGAATGTATCCTACCTGTCTTGTTGGAAGCACTCTTCTcacaaaaggaacaaaaactGTCCTAAACCAAGGACAGAGGTCTTGGGATGGCAGGTCCTCTGGGATGGCACTGAGCACATCTTCAAGCTTGCTCTCATCAAACACCGCTGCAAACTCTCCCTGTCACAAAAGCCAGCAGTAAACAACATCACAACTGACACCAACACTACGATATTTCTCACAcaaagcttgttttgtttggtcaTTTTCATTGAATTTATGCAAGAGTATTATCTTGCAATATTTCCTTAAGTCGCTGATATAGTATATGTACACTACAGTGATCATGAGATACTTTGTACATTCATTCTGGTGAATGGACTGAAGCCCTTCTGATTTAATTAAATCAGACTTGCTACCTCGTATCTGAGCCACAGGAGTTGTGCGCCCTTCATGTCTCCTTCTCTTAGGTGCGTCAGAATGTCTCCTAGGTTGTCAGTGCTGTTCAGAAACTCAATCCAGGCAATTCCACTATGGATGACAGAGTAACATACTCACACATTAATACATGTAATGGAGAAACCACAATATGGAAAAAGTTACTttataacacaaaaataaagtgcTGGAAACTGGACCTACTTGAAATTTTCCAGGCCGTGCAGACTACAGAACGTCGCCAGCCTGGCCAAGGCCTCTTGGATCTGTAAGGAGGAGTATCGTGTGGCAGCGTGGTTTAGCATCTTCTCCGCTGTGTCAAAGGTGGGCCATGGCGCTTTGAGGCAGTATTCCACCACATACTGCTCATCCTAAGCAACATAAGAAAATTAATCTGTTAGTAAGGCGTTGATACTTGATACCAATTTTAATTTGCTAAGACTCACTCAAAAACTTGTGTTTCATCAGCAGGTACAAGTACTCAACGAGGCTCCAAAACAGCATTGTTACACTCACTGTGATCTTCATTAGGTTGGTTTTGGCCTCGTCCACAAGTTCAGACCACACGTCCTGTCCATAACCACCCACCGATGCAGAGGCCAGCTGCTCCAGCACAAAGTCAAGCTTAACCTTGTAAACAAGCTGAACAAAAATAGGGCTGTTAGTTGTGTGTGGCTACAGTCAGTGTAGAAAATTACCACCAGCTGAACCACCATTTTAAAGTACTActtttgaagtatttttctacttttaaaTCATACTTCTCTGGTCAAATAGCAAACATCTTTCATTTTACTGCCCATTAAGGCCAAAGAACAAGAAGCCCACATCAGTCACATGAATTTCACAGCTCTTTACGAGAatgacagacaaacataaacTTACCTCTAAATCCAGCTCAAATGTGATGGCAAACTTTTCAGCCTCTTCAaacatgtgtttgtgaagaAGTCTGCTAAGTCTGGGAAGAAtagaaaagtaaagtaaattaGATTGTACTGACATGGTACACATTATGGTTGCACAAACTGCAACTACTGTAGAAAAGTGTCCAGGAATTAAAATGAGGTACCTGTTTTCAGGAAGCGCCTCTGTGAAGCATCTGACAACAACAGAAGATATAGGCTCTCCTCGACTacttgaacaaaacaaaacaaaaaaaacataatattataaaaCAATCACCTTGACACTCAAGTTGTATCTTAACATCATCGTAATCATGCAAAACCTTTCCTACCTTTCTGGGTTCTGACAAATCCCCTCAACCAAAAAAATTGTGTcctgaaaacagaagaaaaaataactgACTTAAATATGCAGCAACATTAAGAGTTAAGTGTTATGTTAAAAATCCATATAAACAATTTAAGGagtggtgattttttttttttaccatgtttatttttgtctgcaCAAGACAGGAGACTGAGGAGACATCCAGGGAGTAGCAAATAGTCATGGAGGGCAAAATTCGTATTTGCAGTGAGTTGatctaaaaaatgaaaaaccagCAAATGAAGTTCTGAATGGGACTTGAAATAATCACTTATTATACTTTCTTAAAAAGAAGGTGCACTACTACCTGGCTGCTGTCTTGCTTTGTCAGTGCAATCATCTTCATGCTGCCCTTGTCTTGGCTGTAATACAtacattaatttacattttcaacattgGTTAAAGGCAGCACAGCCCTCTGTATGttcacagctacagtatgtcataaaacaCTGATACATACGCCATCATGGAGGCGGAGCCACATTCTGTGGTGAGTTCAAAGTCATGAATGGCAAGGTCTGGCCAACAGTGGATCATGACAAGGAAATGCAGGTCCCAAAGACTCAGGACATCctgagacagaagaaaaacacaaagtaatcCATATGTAAACTTCAAATACTTAATGACTGAATAACATGCACTGGTATAACAAATAGCTCATGGTGAAATCACTGAGCTCACCTCAGTGTCAAGAAGATACAAGAGattctccaccaccaccatcttccTCACACCTTTGAAATTATCATAAGGAGATGTTACAATTCTTGCacaatatttctatttatttttttcttttacctgaTACCTTGTGTTTCTCTGGATTTTTTCCTACCCAAGCGCTTACCTGGAATTAAGTCACTGTTGACAGAGTGAGCAAGACACATCTTGGCCTGATGCGGGTCCATCATCCAGTGAGTCAAAACATTCTCTTTATCCCCCTGTGAAGATAATAATCTTCTGTCACTGCTTTATATAAGGAGTAATTATCAGTTCCAGAAAGGTTTTATATAGGGTtgaaaattaattcaaaacTTTGCCTTAATTTTGTGCTAAAGATTGGTTTCAAGTTCATCTTGAAAAGATACCTAGTTTGTGCGTTGCTCTACAGCAGCGCAACTGTTCTGAGAAACAGtaacaaaacagcaaatctAATCCTGCGAGAATCTAGATGCAAGTACTGTATGTGAACGCTTAATTTacaataaacatttcaaattcGCTGcttgtgattttttattttacagaaaaatgagaaatataaCAGCATAGTATGAGCAGGGACTAAAATAAAAGGAGCAATAAATATTTGTATCCTACTCCATTAGTAGAGTGTCTTATATTTTGTCCTTTAAATATGGTTTCAGTGACATGTAACCAATGTTCATGACTGCAGGttgtaataaattaataagACTTTTCTTACAGACACTCACCCCAATCATTAAGTGGATTTCATGG
This genomic window from Seriola aureovittata isolate HTS-2021-v1 ecotype China chromosome 5, ASM2101889v1, whole genome shotgun sequence contains:
- the kntc1 gene encoding kinetochore-associated protein 1 isoform X3 gives rise to the protein MATWSDVELLTNEDTNTVRLGSVSREENCSGLYQVDTLVKISTPNEVQADPRLSASSGSNWSIVVADKTVILFDQSYQTILLLLHFETDVDAIDVCLEGQFLLVCERNGNLHLIYVPHKRILLTRPLVEKASSGDKKTYRSLIIKEDKASLGMYHVFLLIKDGFFHITNLALAKIETAIEKMDLGALKELQSLIKIDFCSTKDYHDEGCSTAVMFNQGHEIHLMIGGDKENVLTHWMMDPHQAKMCLAHSVNSDLIPGVRKMVVVENLLYLLDTEDVLSLWDLHFLVMIHCWPDLAIHDFELTTECGSASMMAQDKGSMKMIALTKQDSSQVINSLQIRILPSMTICYSLDVSSVSCLVQTKINMDTIFLVEGICQNPESRGEPISSVVVRCFTEALPENRLSRLLHKHMFEEAEKFAITFELDLELVYKVKLDFVLEQLASASVGGYGQDVWSELVDEAKTNLMKITDEQYVVEYCLKAPWPTFDTAEKMLNHAATRYSSLQIQEALARLATFCSLHGLENFNGIAWIEFLNSTDNLGDILTHLREGDMKGAQLLWLRYEGEFAAVFDESKLEDVLSAIPEDLPSQDLCPWFRTVFVPFVRRVLPTRQKILARWLEQRARNLELTEKGAWPQNGLDLAVLGLPSLWTWMKSDDNYSAEEVENLKSLVSNLRQLLDLHHKYNCRLSLSVFEKGSVRSVAFLMLDKVPAPELIAATVENSILPYAEEHEIPFDELLLQYIKDLLERCSSQTTTLFTEWEAKAVAVLGCITDTNLMVDAVLEIMQKAVVPWSNVVEKLVQQYLEMDGPKQELLKESYRLMEIRKLLRGYGIRNFNLSNSTQIMTLIRYILKQDLPMSLEDSLTLAEAYKLPTSQINYLYLIQLIGHSKTEECMTVLKRLSTVEAECVVERLTSWARLQLEDKVHISDEHKKHQMVIAQVMVEVLKYLHIIQKHDALKSLECENNLIMFKAIAHLQEDFDVFFTPSNYEDSNIRKQIQEHHITAYENTRGRTSSKGKAMTTPVVANDPDGKTKTISTEAGLRRLGRQLQRSEQELWSDLALRALGVGKVDKALKILSELYEHHYNNSTGKVLFTAAKTLCQMLEADVPMVIPNNMDLPAVIHDLACQAITVCHSDLLLDCLELCKCTRIAMDVYHQCQLSDNYGFIAKDLTLEAEKDRYSQWSFQDVFKEDCIVLDPVSVLPVQYEITNCLLPISGDTKLYPLDCSCLSHCSFEDGSNYLQPLLGPLTNMLQMLQECSQLELALRVLVNSYGSCLQHVTSNVMDIKLCVQLYDSQELKKYNICLNDLRKTTTSSVNAVAVALLNKVFNWRVVDHEFAIGLCTLLSKAEVFKILWKVIDNTWQNYDKILSVAKIGANLCCLYDEAEEQKKFLSVITDAEWGIKLGKLEISIQPVFRQRPEMKRNLIPVLVKNRKITPDIILEYCSTFGLDRDCVINQYITTLLLLQEDEEGAGDLGAGPEEVQPLCHADALERVLQIIPMLHNTNELTDSLCAAFFKLSPYNYERIEVVLKIIQAADENVTSFSISQAMGLLQHLKSYKRVSPPSDVENTYLLENSLLPNLLSNSRLPFHLLLQTKHFWKIISPELSEETFPTLLLISKLMKVSLDKLYMSAANHVFEKKMKPLLLEQRKKGHGHGYNKETFKVAKTMMKYIHCIQSLEWAAATAHKITQELPPGYEKTQSLRFCLALGDAWLKDPNLEEAARARGETFLSKLKMQFQRSATENMLIASQLNSPEHLKLTGLPAKLIVALYEHSSVEQRYRDSGGQTYPDIHAAVKEIATVNNVDLLKIRNMMLEKWICKTGPAVAKDIGNHECVSNIEEDPDLMRVVYMLQSCPMDDAVRLLNPILSAETWPLSSSGPRLTFCHRTRALLCLVRLTDSDTLEARLQIPRTKIQYYLKCYMFVSQLEALNIPYTVQSFLSSPKEGLVKGLWKNHSHEPQAVRLVADLCLEYQVYDPQLWNSLLQKLLGFNLISDLQKVLEAVVGVPALWEIASFSRTWRSMILAPFVSASVPLSPDQQATLYRTFVLLIKCPFLLNLDLIGIANRFAQFNLPAFALGTLLLIPCADKKAQQIQGFLSVCNPVTVLEQVEDLMNTGELAGIPSQVRETVLTFISQNGQHQKLLKTKHFKYLKQFMVSSGQANQVKSLVDYLISQNCQDDADSLIHDYMKHREHQRGKTLTNRSPSPSCLKEFLNMENGVSG